In a genomic window of Carettochelys insculpta isolate YL-2023 chromosome 19, ASM3395843v1, whole genome shotgun sequence:
- the DHRS13 gene encoding dehydrogenase/reductase SDR family member 13 isoform X1 has product MAPVLLGFGLLLGLYILLYYNCIKGPKCRAQTSLRGKTVVITGGNTGLGKMTALDLARRRARVILACRDRARGESAVYDIRRESGNNEVLFMSLDLASLDSVRAFAETFLRSEPRLDILINNAGGVGAGGRKDGFNLIFQVNHLGHFLLTHLLLHRLERSAPSRVVIVASSAHQNGQIDFETLQQPVEGTLQDFQAYCNSKLANILHARELANRLEGTDVTCYAVHPGLVNTELFRFLPIWLRPLFVLISWLFFRDPTNGAQTSVYCATQEGIEMYSGRYFVDCWVQDPWPQARDDAVARKLWEVSEKMVGLAA; this is encoded by the exons ATGGCACCAGTGCTGCTAGGGTTTGGGCTGCTCCTGGGCCTCTACATCCTCCTCTATTACAACTGCATCAAAGGGCCCAAGTGCAGGGCCCAAACCAGCCTGCGGGGCAAGACTGTGGTCATCACAG GGGGGAACACGGGGCTTGGGAAGATGACCGCACTAGATCTGGCCCGGAGAAGAGCGCGTGTCATCCTGGCCTGTCGCGACAGAGCACGAGGAGAATCAGCTGTCTATGACATCAGGCGG gagAGTGGGAACAATGAGGTCCTCTTCATGAGTCTGGACCTGGCCAGCCTGGACTCGGTACGAGCCTTTGCTGAGACCTTCCTGAGATCGGAGCCTCGCCTGGACATACTCATCAACAATGCAGGTG gggttggggctggtggcaggaaggACGGCTTCAACCTGATCTTTCAGGTCAATCACCTTGGTCACTTCCTTCTGACTCACCTCCTCCTCCATCGGCTGGAGCGCAGCGCCCCAAGCCGTGTGGTGATTGTGGCCTCCAGCGCGCATCAGAACGGTCAGATAGACTTCGAGACGCTCCAACAGCCCGTGGAAGGGACACTGCAGGACTTCCAGGCTTACTGCAACAGCAAACTGGCCAACATCTTGCATGCCCGAGAGCTGGCCAACCGGCTGGAGGGAACCGACGTAACCTGCTACGCTGTTCACCCAG ggCTGGTTAACACTGAACTATTTCGCTTCCTTCCTATCTGGCTGAGACCACTCTTTGTTTTGATCTCCTGGCTCTTCTTCCGAGATCCCACCAATGGAGCCCAGACCTCTGTCTACTGCGCCACGCAGGAGGGGATTGAGATGTACAGCGGCCGGTACTTTGTGGACTGCTGGGTTCAAGATCCCTGGCCCCAGGCCCGTGATGACGCTGTTGCCAGGAAACTGTGGGAAGTCAGCGAGAAGATGGTGGGTCTAGCTGCTTAG
- the DHRS13 gene encoding dehydrogenase/reductase SDR family member 13 isoform X2, which yields MAPVLLGFGLLLGLYILLYYNCIKGPKCRAQTSLRGKTVVITGGNTGLGKMTALDLARRRARVILACRDRARGESAVYDIRRESGNNEVLFMSLDLASLDSVRAFAETFLRSEPRLDILINNAGVGAGGRKDGFNLIFQVNHLGHFLLTHLLLHRLERSAPSRVVIVASSAHQNGQIDFETLQQPVEGTLQDFQAYCNSKLANILHARELANRLEGTDVTCYAVHPGLVNTELFRFLPIWLRPLFVLISWLFFRDPTNGAQTSVYCATQEGIEMYSGRYFVDCWVQDPWPQARDDAVARKLWEVSEKMVGLAA from the exons ATGGCACCAGTGCTGCTAGGGTTTGGGCTGCTCCTGGGCCTCTACATCCTCCTCTATTACAACTGCATCAAAGGGCCCAAGTGCAGGGCCCAAACCAGCCTGCGGGGCAAGACTGTGGTCATCACAG GGGGGAACACGGGGCTTGGGAAGATGACCGCACTAGATCTGGCCCGGAGAAGAGCGCGTGTCATCCTGGCCTGTCGCGACAGAGCACGAGGAGAATCAGCTGTCTATGACATCAGGCGG gagAGTGGGAACAATGAGGTCCTCTTCATGAGTCTGGACCTGGCCAGCCTGGACTCGGTACGAGCCTTTGCTGAGACCTTCCTGAGATCGGAGCCTCGCCTGGACATACTCATCAACAATGCAG gggttggggctggtggcaggaaggACGGCTTCAACCTGATCTTTCAGGTCAATCACCTTGGTCACTTCCTTCTGACTCACCTCCTCCTCCATCGGCTGGAGCGCAGCGCCCCAAGCCGTGTGGTGATTGTGGCCTCCAGCGCGCATCAGAACGGTCAGATAGACTTCGAGACGCTCCAACAGCCCGTGGAAGGGACACTGCAGGACTTCCAGGCTTACTGCAACAGCAAACTGGCCAACATCTTGCATGCCCGAGAGCTGGCCAACCGGCTGGAGGGAACCGACGTAACCTGCTACGCTGTTCACCCAG ggCTGGTTAACACTGAACTATTTCGCTTCCTTCCTATCTGGCTGAGACCACTCTTTGTTTTGATCTCCTGGCTCTTCTTCCGAGATCCCACCAATGGAGCCCAGACCTCTGTCTACTGCGCCACGCAGGAGGGGATTGAGATGTACAGCGGCCGGTACTTTGTGGACTGCTGGGTTCAAGATCCCTGGCCCCAGGCCCGTGATGACGCTGTTGCCAGGAAACTGTGGGAAGTCAGCGAGAAGATGGTGGGTCTAGCTGCTTAG